One window of Planctomycetia bacterium genomic DNA carries:
- a CDS encoding DUF962 domain-containing protein, with product MKPTWLQNWLERHQNRTSFMLHMVGIPLTIAALVLAGVQLTESRWDLWWRPALLFVAGYLLQWIGHLIEGNDMGEIILVKKMLGKPYVAVSPRYAKPAGGRS from the coding sequence ATGAAACCCACCTGGCTACAGAATTGGTTGGAGCGGCACCAGAACCGCACCTCCTTCATGCTGCACATGGTCGGCATTCCGCTGACCATCGCCGCGCTCGTGCTCGCCGGGGTGCAGCTTACCGAATCGCGATGGGACCTCTGGTGGCGGCCGGCCCTGCTCTTTGTCGCGGGGTATCTGCTCCAGTGGATCGGCCACCTCATCGAAGGCAACGACATGGGCGAGATCATCCTCGTCAAAAAAATGCTGGGCAAGCCGTACGTCGCTGTGTCCCCGCGATACGCCAAACCGGCAGGAGGCCGCTCATGA
- a CDS encoding APC family permease, which produces MSQVGPATQTALRRLLGPVSVACVGIGGAIGSGIFATPGEAAKHLSSPWVILGVWLAAGVITLLQSMVTAELATRLPKAGGEYQFLKEAYGEFAAFFFGWSFTVFIVGGGAGTIAAAFGTFLAQLLMMEQTWAEPRLGCAAIIAVMIVNGLGLRSGAVTQNILTFLKTLALLAIAVGAMLMAGRVTPATPPADSGIVGHSSLNGFLLALIPAYWAYSGATDAAKLAEETRDVRRALPLALLTTVGTLTVVYCFYNYALLCAVTPGEMAGRTSVPSLIFARKTGWGADELILAASALICLGAISSVFLANVRVTYALARDGLTFKVLGRMSRNQAPIGSILVGGALACSFVLYRDFAGILRIYFLGSTVLFGLTYASLLVFRRRERMAGNAERPDVFYTPAGPFVAVLLIGIELALAVSIVVDDLQTGSRDSLWTIALLVGLALLYVVWRWAHGGGRIGQDPR; this is translated from the coding sequence ATGTCGCAAGTCGGTCCGGCAACGCAAACCGCGCTGCGTCGTCTGCTCGGACCTGTCAGCGTCGCGTGCGTCGGGATCGGCGGAGCCATCGGATCGGGCATATTCGCCACGCCGGGGGAAGCGGCCAAGCACCTCAGTTCGCCGTGGGTCATTCTTGGGGTGTGGCTGGCGGCGGGCGTCATCACATTGCTTCAGAGCATGGTGACGGCGGAACTGGCGACACGATTGCCGAAGGCCGGTGGCGAGTATCAATTTCTCAAAGAGGCGTATGGCGAGTTCGCGGCGTTTTTCTTCGGTTGGTCGTTCACGGTCTTCATCGTCGGCGGTGGGGCGGGCACCATCGCCGCGGCATTCGGTACCTTTCTCGCGCAATTGCTGATGATGGAGCAGACCTGGGCGGAGCCCAGGCTCGGCTGCGCGGCCATCATCGCGGTGATGATCGTCAACGGCCTCGGCCTGCGCAGCGGCGCGGTCACGCAGAACATTCTCACCTTCCTGAAGACCCTCGCGCTTTTGGCGATTGCCGTCGGGGCCATGCTGATGGCCGGCCGGGTGACTCCCGCGACCCCGCCGGCTGACTCGGGGATCGTCGGGCACTCTTCGCTGAACGGTTTCCTGCTGGCGCTGATTCCGGCCTACTGGGCCTACAGCGGGGCCACGGACGCGGCCAAGCTGGCGGAGGAAACGCGCGATGTGCGCCGGGCCCTGCCGCTGGCCCTGCTCACGACGGTCGGCACGCTCACGGTCGTCTATTGCTTCTATAACTATGCCCTCCTCTGTGCGGTGACGCCGGGCGAGATGGCGGGGCGAACGAGCGTGCCCTCGCTGATCTTCGCGCGCAAGACCGGTTGGGGGGCGGACGAGTTGATTCTGGCGGCCAGCGCGCTGATCTGCCTCGGGGCGATCAGCTCCGTCTTTCTTGCCAACGTGCGGGTGACATACGCCCTGGCACGCGACGGGCTCACATTCAAGGTCCTCGGAAGGATGAGCCGGAACCAGGCGCCGATCGGATCGATTCTTGTCGGCGGCGCACTTGCCTGCTCGTTTGTTCTATACCGGGACTTCGCGGGCATTTTGCGAATTTATTTTCTCGGCAGCACGGTCCTCTTCGGGCTCACCTATGCAAGTCTGCTGGTTTTCCGCCGGCGGGAGAGAATGGCAGGCAATGCCGAACGGCCCGACGTATTTTACACACCGGCCGGCCCATTCGTGGCCGTCCTTCTGATCGGGATTGAGTTGGCCCTCGCGGTGAGCATCGTGGTGGATGATCTTCAAACCGGGAGCCGGGATAGTCTGTGGACCATCGCTCTGCTGGTGGGGCTGGCCCTGCTCTACGTGGTCTGGCGGTGGGCCCATGGAGGCGGCCGAATCGGCCAAGATCCAAGGTGA
- a CDS encoding phosphoribosylaminoimidazolesuccinocarboxamide synthase, which yields MACTVVRQTHIPEVKVRRGKVRDIYDLGDRLLLVATDRISAFDCVLPDPIPNKGRVLTALSKFWFDLVGSEYPHHLIEVIGTQAPKGFEAFADQLAHRTMVCRKTQVVPIECVARGYLSGSGWKEYLANGTVCGIALPAGLRQCDKLPEPIFTPATKEESGHDQNISFEQACGIVGEGVMRELRDKTLSLYARASEHARKQGIILADTKFEFGQSSDGILLIDEVLTPDSSRFWPADKYEPGRDQESFDKQFVRNFLQGLCDAGKWDKTDPAPRLPEDVIAATSARYIEAYERLTGETFEA from the coding sequence ATGGCCTGCACCGTCGTCCGGCAGACTCACATCCCCGAGGTTAAGGTTCGACGCGGCAAAGTCCGCGACATCTACGACCTGGGCGACCGGCTGCTCCTGGTGGCGACCGATCGCATCAGCGCTTTTGACTGCGTGCTGCCCGACCCCATCCCCAATAAGGGGCGGGTCCTGACGGCCCTGTCGAAGTTCTGGTTTGACCTGGTGGGGTCAGAATACCCACACCATCTGATCGAGGTGATCGGCACCCAAGCACCGAAAGGGTTCGAGGCTTTCGCCGACCAACTCGCCCATCGCACGATGGTCTGCCGCAAGACGCAGGTCGTCCCGATTGAGTGCGTGGCGCGCGGATACCTTTCGGGCAGCGGATGGAAGGAGTATCTCGCCAACGGCACCGTCTGCGGCATCGCGCTGCCGGCGGGGCTGCGGCAATGCGACAAACTGCCGGAGCCCATCTTCACCCCGGCGACCAAGGAGGAGTCCGGGCACGACCAGAACATCAGCTTCGAGCAGGCCTGCGGCATCGTCGGCGAGGGCGTGATGCGGGAGCTGCGTGACAAGACCCTGTCACTGTATGCCCGGGCGTCGGAACATGCGCGGAAACAGGGGATCATCCTCGCGGATACAAAGTTTGAATTCGGCCAGTCGTCCGATGGGATTCTGCTGATCGACGAAGTGCTGACGCCGGACTCCAGCCGATTCTGGCCGGCCGACAAGTACGAACCGGGCCGCGACCAGGAGAGCTTCGACAAGCAATTCGTCCGCAATTTTCTCCAGGGCCTTTGCGACGCGGGGAAGTGGGACAAGACCGACCCGGCGCCGAGACTGCCGGAGGACGTCATCGCCGCGACGAGCGCGCGATACATCGAGGCGTACGAGCGTCTGACCGGCGAAACATTTGAGGCATGA
- a CDS encoding TraR/DksA C4-type zinc finger protein — protein sequence MATSKKTSKKAGGSKTAGAKTKPKSAAKAKPAAATKASAKSKAKSKSRAEAVAHESASSSMSPAKTVVERPAKPAKPAVDAQWQADMREALAAQRQRLLTVVQTTQAQMAQKSGDLADVSDRASEGFEDELDMGLMAIEAAQLDDIEAAIKRIDDGTYGICLTCAKAVPRKRLEVLPFARRCLPCEGEHERRAKNIEPSDEEEDWD from the coding sequence ATGGCCACATCCAAGAAGACATCGAAAAAGGCCGGTGGCTCCAAGACGGCGGGCGCAAAGACGAAGCCCAAGTCCGCCGCCAAGGCCAAGCCTGCCGCCGCGACGAAGGCCTCGGCGAAGTCGAAAGCCAAGTCCAAGTCTCGGGCGGAGGCCGTCGCCCATGAATCCGCATCTTCATCGATGTCTCCCGCCAAGACCGTCGTTGAGCGACCCGCCAAGCCGGCGAAGCCCGCCGTTGATGCGCAGTGGCAGGCTGATATGCGCGAGGCTCTGGCAGCGCAGCGCCAGCGGCTGCTGACCGTCGTGCAGACGACTCAGGCGCAGATGGCCCAGAAGTCCGGCGACCTGGCCGACGTCAGCGACCGGGCATCCGAAGGGTTCGAAGATGAACTCGACATGGGTCTCATGGCCATCGAGGCGGCCCAACTCGATGACATCGAAGCTGCCATCAAGCGAATCGACGACGGCACGTACGGCATCTGCCTGACCTGCGCCAAGGCCGTGCCTCGCAAGCGACTTGAAGTGTTGCCGTTCGCCCGGCGCTGCCTGCCCTGTGAAGGCGAGCACGAACGCCGCGCGAAGAACATCGAGCCGAGCGACGAAGAGGAAGATTGGGACTAA
- a CDS encoding IS630 family transposase — MKAARQRWQAALGGLDPDRLVFIDESSAKTNLTRLRGRAPRGQRVKAHAPNGRWQTTTMLCGLRLSGPTAPMLLPGAIDGAAFTAYVRQVLAPTLKPDDIVVMDNLASHHAPGAMEAIAQVGATALFLPPYSPDFNPIEPMWSKVKQYLRSAAARSFEPLCKAMGRAIAAVTPGDAIGYFTHCGIATEMRKPL; from the coding sequence GTGAAGGCGGCGCGGCAGCGCTGGCAGGCGGCGCTGGGCGGCCTCGATCCGGATCGCCTTGTTTTTATTGATGAGAGCTCGGCCAAGACCAACCTGACGCGGCTGCGGGGCCGCGCCCCGCGCGGGCAGCGGGTCAAGGCCCATGCGCCCAATGGCCGTTGGCAGACCACGACGATGCTCTGCGGACTGCGGCTGAGCGGACCCACCGCGCCGATGCTGTTGCCCGGGGCGATCGATGGCGCGGCCTTCACGGCCTATGTCCGCCAGGTTCTCGCGCCCACCCTCAAGCCGGACGACATCGTGGTGATGGACAACCTGGCCTCGCACCACGCCCCGGGCGCGATGGAGGCCATCGCTCAAGTCGGCGCCACCGCTTTGTTCCTGCCGCCGTACTCGCCCGACTTCAATCCGATTGAACCGATGTGGTCAAAGGTGAAGCAGTACCTGCGAAGTGCGGCGGCGCGAAGCTTCGAGCCGTTGTGCAAGGCGATGGGCCGCGCGATTGCCGCCGTGACGCCCGGCGATGCCATCGGCTACTTTACGCACTGCGGAATCGCTACAGAAATGCGCAAACCGCTCTAA
- a CDS encoding HU family DNA-binding protein, which translates to MAAAMSKSALIRHLAEQNELTRAQVVQFVDTLVATAYKEAKNGFMLPGLGKLVLVQRKARMGRNPATGEAIKIPAKKVVKFRVAKAAKDAILGTSGTKKKGRK; encoded by the coding sequence ATGGCTGCCGCAATGAGCAAGAGCGCGTTGATCCGACACCTCGCCGAGCAAAATGAACTGACCCGTGCACAAGTCGTCCAGTTCGTGGACACGCTTGTCGCCACTGCCTACAAGGAGGCCAAGAACGGCTTCATGCTGCCCGGCCTCGGCAAGCTGGTGCTGGTCCAGCGAAAGGCCCGAATGGGACGGAACCCCGCGACCGGCGAGGCCATCAAGATTCCCGCGAAAAAGGTCGTCAAGTTCCGCGTGGCCAAGGCCGCCAAGGATGCGATCCTCGGCACGAGCGGGACCAAGAAGAAGGGCCGAAAGTAG
- a CDS encoding transposase — protein sequence MEAYSMDLRKRVLAACDAGHGTTRVAKSFEVSPAWVRRLKQRRRELGTIAPLPHRAGPIPKLNDARKARLRRLVETQPDATLAELRDRLGLEVTLGHLCRTLHKMKLSLKKSRSLRMSRTVRT from the coding sequence ATGGAAGCCTATTCGATGGATCTGCGAAAACGGGTGCTGGCGGCGTGCGATGCCGGGCATGGGACCACGCGGGTTGCGAAGTCGTTCGAGGTGTCGCCGGCCTGGGTTCGGCGACTGAAGCAGCGACGGCGTGAGCTCGGCACCATCGCGCCGTTGCCGCATCGGGCCGGACCGATCCCGAAGCTCAACGACGCTCGAAAGGCGCGGCTCCGCAGGCTGGTGGAGACCCAGCCCGATGCGACCCTGGCCGAACTGCGCGACCGGCTGGGTCTGGAGGTCACCCTGGGCCACCTTTGCCGCACGCTCCACAAGATGAAGCTGTCGCTAAAAAAAAGTCGCTCTTTGCGGATGAGCAGAACCGTCCGGACGTGA
- a CDS encoding site-specific DNA-methyltransferase, with amino-acid sequence MKPKIGKVNHGDCIAGMDALPRGSVDLVFADPPFNIGYDYDEYDDRQEHAAYLAWSRDWMAAAWRALKPSGSFWLAIGDEYAAELKLIAQGDYPTLPLVESAKKALPASSKTSKATRTSTKKGRPAKADKIAPPPGFTCRSWVIWYYTFGVHCKRKFTRSHAHLFHFVKDPDDFTFNVDAIRVPSARQLVYADKRANPTGRIPDDTWMMPIGTPTAGGFILRPQDIPTGFTPESDTWYFSRVAGTFKEREGWHGCQMPEQLLGRIIRACSNEGDVVLDPFAGSGTTLAVAKKLSREPVGFELSKQYFDQAAARLKAAKAGTALDGVEDPLTSAPKTGTPRNAPKRKTATKEDDLLFAV; translated from the coding sequence ATGAAGCCGAAGATCGGCAAGGTCAATCACGGTGACTGCATCGCCGGCATGGACGCCCTGCCGCGCGGCAGCGTCGATCTCGTCTTCGCCGATCCGCCGTTCAACATCGGCTACGACTACGATGAATACGACGACCGACAGGAGCACGCCGCCTACCTCGCATGGTCGCGCGACTGGATGGCTGCCGCCTGGCGCGCCCTGAAGCCCAGCGGGTCGTTCTGGCTGGCCATCGGCGACGAGTACGCGGCGGAGTTGAAGCTCATCGCCCAGGGCGATTACCCAACGCTGCCGCTCGTCGAGTCGGCGAAGAAGGCCCTCCCCGCTTCCTCCAAGACATCCAAGGCCACCAGAACTTCTACGAAGAAAGGCCGACCCGCGAAGGCCGACAAGATCGCCCCGCCGCCGGGCTTTACCTGTCGAAGCTGGGTCATCTGGTATTACACCTTCGGCGTCCATTGCAAGCGCAAGTTCACCCGCAGCCACGCCCACCTGTTTCACTTCGTCAAGGACCCCGACGACTTCACCTTCAACGTCGACGCCATTCGGGTGCCATCGGCGCGGCAGCTCGTCTATGCCGACAAGCGGGCCAACCCCACCGGCCGGATTCCGGACGACACGTGGATGATGCCCATCGGCACGCCGACGGCGGGCGGCTTCATCCTTCGGCCGCAGGACATCCCCACGGGTTTCACGCCGGAGAGCGACACGTGGTATTTCTCGCGCGTGGCCGGCACCTTCAAGGAGCGCGAGGGCTGGCACGGCTGCCAGATGCCGGAGCAGCTTCTGGGCCGGATCATCCGGGCCTGCTCGAACGAGGGCGACGTGGTGCTCGACCCCTTCGCCGGCAGCGGCACGACGCTGGCCGTGGCGAAAAAGCTCTCGCGGGAGCCGGTCGGCTTCGAGCTTTCGAAGCAATACTTCGACCAGGCCGCCGCCCGATTGAAGGCCGCCAAGGCCGGAACGGCGCTCGACGGAGTCGAGGACCCGCTGACCAGCGCCCCAAAGACCGGCACGCCGCGGAATGCGCCCAAGCGAAAAACCGCGACGAAGGAAGACGACCTCCTGTTCGCCGTCTGA